Within the Catalinimonas niigatensis genome, the region GTTGGCCCTGATCTGACTCAGCTTGGCAATCGTTTTACGCCTAAAGACATACTGGAAGCGACGATTGAGCCTAATGAAGTGATCTCTGATCAATATGCAGCCACTGTATTTTCTATGAAAGATGGAAAATCAATATTGGGCAGGCTGACCAATGAAGATGAAAACAATTATTATATTTCTCAAAACCCTTTTGCACCGCAAAACCTGAGGGAAATTCCTAAAAGCGAAGTGGTAAGTACCAAAACTTCAGAGGTTTCCGTGATGCTGCCTGGCCTGGTCAACAGGTTAAATCCTGAAGAACTCAAAGATCTGATGGCTTACCTGATCTCTGCGGGCAATGAAAACCATGAAGTGTACAAGGCATCAGAAAAGTCTGATAATGGTAAGGAATAAAACCCTTGTGCTTGCCGGATTTTAAGATTTCATACGAGTGCAGTTTTAGATCTTCCCGACCTGATTTTCTCAGGAAGGGAAGATCTTTAATAAGAAAATATCAGACCGGAATACTTCCGGTTTGAACGAGGATAAACGAATTGATTAACAAGCTTGAACATGGTAACAAAAAGCAGTTTTAAAATAATCCAGTGGGCCATCGTACTTTTTACCTGGGTAATGAGCAGTTGTAATGCACAGAGCACAAATAAACAACAAGAAACTAATCCCTCCGATGAAGAGGGTTTTATAGAAATATTTGATGGTGAAACCCTGGAGGGCTGGGAAGGAGACCCCAACTACTGGAGGGTAGAAAATGGCAATCTGGTAGGTGAGATTACCCCGGATAAACCTCTGGAGACTAATTCTTTTATTATCTGGCGTGGAGGAGAGCCAGCAGACTTTGAGCTGAAAACAGAATTCCGCATCAGCGAAAAAGGGAACAGTGGCATCAACTATCGTAGTGAACAACTGGATACCATTCCTTATGCCTTAAGAGGATATCAGGCCGATATAGATGGCATGAACCGCTATACCGGACAGAATTATGAAGAGCGAAAGCGTACCACCCTGGCCTATCGCGGTCAGAAAACGGCGATCAATACCCAGGATAATCCAGAAGAAGCGGGTTCATTAAGAGCCAATGTAAAAAATAATGCCTGGAGCCATATGGAAGTGACCGAATCACTGGGAGACACAGAGGCACTGAAGGCTAAAATTAAGAGTGAAGGTTGGAATGAATGTCATTTAATCATTAAGGGCAACCGCCTGCAGCACTATATCAATGGTGTACTGATGAGCGATGTCACCGATAACGACACTGTAAACCGGAAAATGAGTGGCCTATTGGGTGTGCAGGTACATGTAGGCCCACCCATGATGGTAGAATACAGAAATATACGACTGAAAGAATTGTAAGAAGCGGGAAGCTGTGAGGTGGAAGATAGAAACATTTCATCCTTTCAACTTCAGGCTTCCAACTTCCATCCTGATCCTTTTCCCATGAATGAAAAACAAGTAGATTTTCGGCACTATGGTGAACGAATAGAAGGAGAGGGGAATATCAAACCGCCCAGGCTCCCGGATAACTACAGCAGACAATCCGAGGCTGCCATCTGGAAAGCTTTCAGAAATGGTGAGGAGGACGCTTTGGTATACATTTATGAAGAGTATGCGAATAAGATGTATCGCTATGGCTGCCAGTTTAGCCCAAAAAGAGAACTGGTGAGCGACAGTATACAGGAGTTATTTACCGAGATCATCAGCAATAGGCATAAGCTGGGCGACACTTCCTCAATCAAATTTTACCTCTTTAAATCCCTGCGCAGGAAAATATTTCGTGCATTAAAGAAGGAAAAAATCTTTATAAGCGTAGACGAGGCAATGAAGCATGCGGATTTTAATATCCTGGAAGATTCAAGCCTCAAGTTTATGTACCAGGAATTTAGCGATCAGCAGAAAGTCATTATCGCTGCTGAGTGTAATAAATTGCCTGCCAAACAAAAGGAGGCGCTTCTGCTCTACTTCTATGAAGGGATGAGTTATAAGGAAATTGCCGAAACCATAGGCATGAGTCGTACCAAATCTGCCCGTGCCCTCATCTACCGTGCTATTGATTCTATGTCCAAATTCCTGCAACCTTATAAGGATGTGCTTTATCCTTTGTGGCCGTTTCTGATTGCCAGCGCTCTTGTATAAGTGG harbors:
- a CDS encoding 3-keto-disaccharide hydrolase, whose protein sequence is MVTKSSFKIIQWAIVLFTWVMSSCNAQSTNKQQETNPSDEEGFIEIFDGETLEGWEGDPNYWRVENGNLVGEITPDKPLETNSFIIWRGGEPADFELKTEFRISEKGNSGINYRSEQLDTIPYALRGYQADIDGMNRYTGQNYEERKRTTLAYRGQKTAINTQDNPEEAGSLRANVKNNAWSHMEVTESLGDTEALKAKIKSEGWNECHLIIKGNRLQHYINGVLMSDVTDNDTVNRKMSGLLGVQVHVGPPMMVEYRNIRLKEL
- a CDS encoding RNA polymerase sigma factor — translated: MEDRNISSFQLQASNFHPDPFPMNEKQVDFRHYGERIEGEGNIKPPRLPDNYSRQSEAAIWKAFRNGEEDALVYIYEEYANKMYRYGCQFSPKRELVSDSIQELFTEIISNRHKLGDTSSIKFYLFKSLRRKIFRALKKEKIFISVDEAMKHADFNILEDSSLKFMYQEFSDQQKVIIAAECNKLPAKQKEALLLYFYEGMSYKEIAETIGMSRTKSARALIYRAIDSMSKFLQPYKDVLYPLWPFLIASALV